In the genome of Amyelois transitella isolate CPQ chromosome 25, ilAmyTran1.1, whole genome shotgun sequence, one region contains:
- the LOC106143483 gene encoding zinc finger protein rotund: MMEGRTIDYRPDGGGLDYHNSPLMAEIPLDNYSHIHRSIEHLRSMGVSSLDPHRHITTNLADLRRYEHPDEMPEIKPSVLRLSEFKSGLHEIRVSNDQENEVQRQMTPHDDGPKGYSAPSTPLSENGGQSVQEEKVFGSKADLQLHTQIHLREAKPYRCTQCPKAFANSSYLAQHSRIHLGIKPYRCEICQRKFTQLSHLQQHIRTHTGDKPYRCTQIGCTKAFSQLSNLQSHSRCHQTDKPFKCNSCYKCFTHEKDLLEHIPKHKESKHLKTHICQYCGKSYTQETYLSKHMNKHAERADKRPPISALGLSGLNRSLAAAAPTAAPFGDHPYWPKVSPDSAAHMSDDAAYHQQRENDDHHEQQLQQQRALFAQHEAQDDRIQPPVSSAANSAFTPINSMAPHLNGLSHHSALPTRPYLYDPLHFQQGKQQPNSFPNQLISLHQIRNYAHQPSALLPAEHILPHALPHKDKQ; encoded by the exons ATGATGGAAGGCAGGACAATCGATTACCGGCCGGACGGTGGCGGCTTAGATTACCACAACTCGCCGCTAATGGCGGAAATACCTTTAGACAATTACTCTCACATACACAGAAGCATAGAGCACTTAAGGTCTATGGGTGTTTCGAGTCTCGACCCTCATAGACATATAACAACAAATCTAGCAGACCTTAGAAGATACGAACATCCCGATGAAATGCCAGAGATCAAACCGTCCGTTTTAAGATTATCAGAATTCAAAAGTGGACTACACGAAATACGAGTCAGTAATGATCAGGAGAATGAAGTACAAAGGCAGATGACACCCCACGACGATGGACCCAAAGGATACAGCGCTCCTTCGACGCCATTGTCGGAAAACGGCGGGCAGTCAGTGCAGGAGGAAAAG GTGTTCGGGTCCAAAGCTGATCTGCAGCTGCATACTCAAATCCACCTGCGTGAAGCGAAGCCTTACCGCTGCACTCAGTGTCCGAAAGCGTTCGCCAACTCGTCCTACCTTGCCCAGCATTCCCGCATCCACCTCGGGATCAAGCCGTACAGGTGTGAGATCTGCCAGCGCAAGTTTACCCAACTGTCACATCTCCAGCAGCACATCAGAACTCATACTGGCGACAAACCTTACCGCTGCACGCAAATTGGTTGCACTAAGGCATTCTCCCAATTGTCCAATCTGCAAAGCCACAGTCGCTGTCATCAAACAGACAAGCCCTTTAAGTGCAACTCTTGTTACAAATGTTTTACTCACGAGAAGGATCTGCTGGAACACATCCCGAAACACAAAGAGTCAAAGCATTTAAAAACTCACATTTGTCAATATTGTGGCAAAAGTTATACGCAAGAGACGTATCTTAGTAAGCATATGAATAAGCACGCGGAACGAGCTGATAAACGGCCTCCAATATCAGCGTTAGGATTGAGTGGTTTGAATAGATCTTTGGCCGCCGCAGCGCCGACGGCTGCACCATTTGGAGATCACCCGTACTGGCCGAAAGTGAGTCCCGATTCAGCGGCTCACATGTCGGATGACGCTGCCTATCACCAACAACGAGAGAACGATGACCACCACGAGCAGCAGTTGCAGCAACAGAGGGCTTTATTCGCTCAGCACGAAGCTCAAGATGATCGCATCCAACCACCTGTTTCTTCAGCCGCGAACTCTGCGTTCACCCCGATCAATTCCATGGCACCCCATCTCAACGGTCTCTCTCATCACAGCGCGCTACCGACAAGACCTTACCTCTACGACCCGTTGCATTTTCAACAAGGGAAACAGCAGCCAAATTCTTTCCCCAATCAGCTGATATCTCTTCATCAGATAAGAAATTATGCTCACCAGCCTTCCGCGCTACTGCCGGCCGAGCACATCCTTCCTCATGCTCTACCCCACAAAGATAAGCAGTAA